The DNA region TTTTGCGTAGCCTTCGCCATAGGAATCTAGTAAAAGTCATTACTAGTTGTTCCAATCTTGATTTAAAGGCTTTAGTTCTCGAGTATATGCCTAATGGGAGCCTTGAGAAATATTTGTATTCGCACAATTACTCCTCAACATCAGGCAGAGACTAAGCATAatgatagatgtggcatgtgCTTTGGAATATCTTCACCATGGGTGCTTGTCACGTGTGATCCACTGTGATGTGAAGCCTAGTAATGTCTTgctggatgaggatatggttgcCCACCTCAGCGACTTTGGCATTTCAAAACTGCTTGGTGAAGATCAGGGTGATTTGTACACTAAAAACTTAGCAATACTGGGTTATATTGCACTGGGTA from Capsicum annuum cultivar UCD-10X-F1 unplaced genomic scaffold, UCD10Xv1.1 ctg1505, whole genome shotgun sequence includes:
- the LOC124890307 gene encoding probable LRR receptor-like serine/threonine-protein kinase RPK1, with amino-acid sequence MIDVACALEYLHHGCLSRVIHCDVKPSNVLLDEDMVAHLSDFGISKLLGEDQGDLYTKNLAILGYIALEYGLNGLVSTKCDVYSYGIMLLETFTRRKPKGSNGCCRCQLGNSNR